One region of Danio aesculapii chromosome 7, fDanAes4.1, whole genome shotgun sequence genomic DNA includes:
- the tppp3 gene encoding tubulin polymerization-promoting protein family member 3: MAESTDMDQLLNSFKKFAVHGDTKATGKELNGKNWAKLCKDCKVIDGKNVTSTDVDIVFTKVKAKTSRVITYEEFQKALEELAPKRFKGQSKEEALDSIYKLIEGKEPTNIGVTKVAKTAAVDRLTDTSKYTGSHKERFDETGKGKGKGGREEIVEHTGYVGAYKNAGTYDEKTKAK, translated from the exons ATGGCAGAAAGCACAGACATGGACCAGCTTCTCAACTCCTTCAAAAAATTCGCTGTTCATGGTGACACCAAAGCCACTGGCAAGGAGCTGAATGGGAAAAACTGGGCTAAACTGTGCAAAGATTGCAAAGTCATTGATGGCAAGAATGTCACCAGCACTGATGTAGATATCGTCTTCACAAAAGTCAA AGCAAAGACATCTCGAGTCATAACATATGAGGAGTTCCAGAAAGCTCTAGAAGAACTGGCCCCAAAGAGGTTCAAAGGTCAAAGCAAAGAAGAAGCACTGGACTCTATATATAAGCTAATTGAGGGCAAAGAACCCACCAACATTGGTGTAACG AAAGTGGCAAAAACTGCCGCTGTGGACAGACTAACCGACACATCAAAATATACGGGCTCACACAAGGAGCGCTTTGATGAGACCGGAAAAGGCAAAGGTAAAGGTGGCCGAGAGGAAATAGTGGAGCACACGGGTTATGTAGGAGCATACAAGAACGCCGGGACGTACGACGAGAAGACAAAGGCCAAGTAA